A genomic window from Sphingobacterium spiritivorum includes:
- a CDS encoding polysaccharide deacetylase family protein, which produces MGSRRDFIKQSSLVGLAGAISPLETLAGVYKTSPLQKDKTKWSDGSRLVVSVSMQFEAGGQPDNVESPFPQNMEKGYKDLPADTWYQYGYKEGIPRMLDNWDKLGIRVTSHMVGSAVLANPQLAKEIVERGHEAAAHGMSWSSQYNLPYDEEKKFIKDGVDAVKNATGFTPVGYNANWLRRGEHTLKILQELGFKYHIDDLSRDEPFIIQVNKKDFAVVPYILRCNDILLIEGKNFSVDQFFNQVKAEFDQLYAESEFKRRQLSISFHDRIGGTPQMVKATSDLIKYIQNHKGVSFKRKDEIAELAMQDKTIIREF; this is translated from the coding sequence ATGGGTTCAAGACGAGATTTTATAAAGCAGAGCAGTTTGGTCGGGTTGGCAGGAGCAATAAGCCCTTTGGAAACATTGGCAGGTGTTTACAAGACCAGCCCCTTACAAAAGGATAAAACAAAATGGTCGGATGGCTCACGGCTGGTTGTTTCGGTTTCCATGCAGTTTGAAGCTGGCGGTCAGCCGGACAATGTGGAAAGTCCTTTCCCTCAAAATATGGAAAAGGGCTACAAAGACTTGCCTGCCGATACGTGGTATCAATACGGATATAAAGAGGGCATCCCACGTATGCTCGACAATTGGGATAAGTTGGGTATCAGGGTTACTTCCCACATGGTGGGGTCTGCCGTACTCGCCAATCCTCAATTGGCTAAAGAAATTGTGGAACGTGGACACGAAGCGGCTGCACACGGTATGAGTTGGAGTTCACAATACAATCTGCCCTACGACGAGGAAAAGAAATTTATCAAGGACGGAGTAGATGCTGTAAAGAACGCCACGGGTTTTACGCCTGTCGGGTATAATGCCAATTGGCTTCGCAGAGGCGAACATACATTGAAGATTTTGCAGGAACTTGGCTTTAAGTACCACATTGACGATTTGAGCCGTGACGAGCCATTTATTATACAGGTAAACAAAAAGGATTTTGCCGTTGTGCCATATATTTTACGTTGCAACGACATTCTGTTGATAGAGGGCAAGAACTTTTCCGTTGATCAGTTCTTTAACCAGGTCAAAGCGGAATTTGATCAACTGTATGCCGAAAGTGAATTTAAACGTAGGCAGCTTTCCATCAGCTTTCACGACCGTATCGGTGGCACACCGCAAATGGTTAAAGCAACTTCTGATTTGATAAAGTATATTCAAAACCACAAAGGCGTTTCTTTCAAGCGCAAGGACGAGATAGCGGAACTGGCAATGCAGGACAAGACCATTATCAGGGAATTTTAA
- a CDS encoding NAD-dependent epimerase/dehydratase family protein has protein sequence MKIFLTGATGYIGSSVATHLIKQGHEVFGLVRDKGKTDNVKALGIVPAIGTLEDRELLTGYAQETDAVINTANSDHRLAVDTFIAALAGTGKTFIHTSGSSVVGDDVMGNAENPQLYNEETLFTPMDVRQERVNINNDIRIAGITKGIRSIVIVPSMIYGDCLGLNVESDQLPVVFRKSKEMNAGVYVGKGVNRWSNVHIADLVALYALTLEKAPTASYFYAENGEASYREIAVDVSKALGFGGKVISWNADEALAELGDWAKYALGSNSRVRAVHARNLLEWKPDAVSLQDWIALQKK, from the coding sequence ATGAAAATATTTCTCACAGGAGCAACGGGCTATATCGGTAGTTCGGTTGCCACCCATTTAATAAAGCAAGGGCATGAGGTTTTCGGCTTGGTAAGGGATAAGGGCAAAACAGATAATGTCAAGGCTTTGGGTATCGTTCCGGCAATCGGAACATTGGAAGACCGGGAGTTGCTTACCGGGTACGCACAGGAAACGGATGCGGTAATCAATACAGCCAATTCAGACCATCGTCTTGCAGTGGACACGTTTATTGCTGCATTAGCCGGAACGGGAAAAACGTTCATACACACTTCGGGTTCAAGCGTGGTAGGTGATGATGTAATGGGCAATGCTGAAAATCCCCAATTGTATAATGAAGAAACATTGTTTACACCAATGGATGTACGACAAGAGCGGGTAAACATCAATAACGATATACGCATTGCAGGGATTACCAAAGGAATTAGGAGTATCGTTATCGTTCCGTCCATGATATACGGCGACTGTTTAGGTCTGAATGTGGAAAGCGACCAACTACCTGTTGTTTTCAGAAAATCAAAAGAAATGAACGCAGGTGTTTACGTGGGCAAAGGTGTAAACAGGTGGTCTAATGTGCATATAGCAGATTTGGTAGCACTCTATGCGCTTACTTTGGAAAAAGCCCCGACCGCTTCCTATTTCTATGCCGAAAATGGCGAGGCTTCTTACAGGGAAATTGCGGTTGATGTCAGTAAGGCATTGGGATTTGGTGGAAAAGTCATTTCGTGGAATGCTGATGAAGCATTGGCAGAATTAGGCGATTGGGCAAAATATGCGTTGGGTTCAAACAGCCGTGTAAGAGCCGTCCATGCCCGAAACCTGTTAGAGTGGAAACCTGATGCCGTTTCGTTACAGGATTGGATAGCATTACAGAAAAAATAA
- a CDS encoding MauE/DoxX family redox-associated membrane protein, translating into MANQQLTYLFAQLLIGISMFGHGFVRVFDLVAFAEKMTKGFEDTLLPEALVHPFMIALPILELAVGLLLLVGAKTKWATIAGLVIMLALIFGSSMQQNWSTVPVQLFHGLFLLVILLFLPYNKYSLDGKHSQDSHQ; encoded by the coding sequence ATGGCAAATCAGCAGTTGACGTATCTATTCGCCCAGTTGCTCATTGGCATAAGCATGTTCGGGCATGGCTTTGTACGGGTTTTTGACCTTGTGGCATTCGCAGAAAAAATGACCAAAGGATTTGAGGACACCTTGTTGCCGGAGGCATTGGTGCATCCGTTTATGATAGCCCTGCCGATTTTGGAATTAGCGGTAGGATTGCTTTTGTTGGTTGGGGCTAAAACCAAATGGGCAACGATAGCGGGATTGGTCATTATGCTGGCTTTAATATTCGGCTCATCCATGCAGCAAAATTGGAGTACCGTTCCCGTCCAGCTATTCCACGGGCTTTTTTTGCTCGTCATTTTGCTGTTTCTGCCCTACAACAAATACTCACTTGATGGTAAACATTCACAAGACAGCCACCAATAA
- a CDS encoding putative quinol monooxygenase, which yields MKINLTAIVKSKTEQTEEIKRVLKNLVTQSKKETACLQYDLHQSTESPNIFIFHEIWENEKGFALHNEQPYIKAFGEIVNEKLQEQPTIYITETI from the coding sequence ATGAAAATCAATTTAACAGCTATTGTAAAAAGCAAGACGGAACAAACAGAAGAAATTAAGCGTGTTCTAAAAAATCTGGTCACACAATCAAAGAAAGAAACTGCGTGTTTGCAATATGATTTGCACCAAAGCACGGAAAGCCCGAACATTTTTATTTTCCATGAAATATGGGAAAATGAAAAAGGTTTTGCCCTGCACAACGAACAGCCCTACATTAAAGCGTTCGGGGAAATAGTAAATGAAAAATTGCAGGAGCAACCCACTATTTATATAACAGAAACGATTTAA
- a CDS encoding aldo/keto reductase: MEYRKLGNSGLQVPVLSLGTGTFGGTNEFFQRWGQTDVKEASRLIDICLERGINFFDTANVYSQGASEEVLGAALKGRREKTIIATKGTYTMGDGANERGSSRFHITNAVHDSLKRLGTDYIDVYFMHGFDSHTPIEETLRTLDSLVTGGKVRYIGCSNFAAWQLMKSLSVSEKHNLEKYVIFQGYYSLIGRDYEQELMPLIKDQNMGLMVWSPLGWGRLTGKIKRNQPLAEGRIQSGGAVGSPPVDDEYLYTVVDALERIANETGKTISQVAINWLLQQDTVSNIVVGARNEQQLIENLDAVGWSLSAEHLEELNTLTAPTLIYPHWVGER, from the coding sequence ATGGAATACAGAAAATTAGGTAATTCAGGATTGCAAGTTCCTGTTTTAAGTTTAGGCACAGGCACATTCGGAGGTACTAATGAGTTCTTCCAGCGTTGGGGGCAAACCGATGTAAAAGAAGCCTCACGGTTGATTGACATCTGTTTGGAAAGAGGTATCAATTTCTTTGATACCGCAAATGTGTATTCACAGGGTGCTTCTGAAGAAGTTTTGGGAGCGGCACTAAAAGGAAGACGTGAGAAAACAATCATCGCTACTAAAGGCACATACACAATGGGCGATGGGGCGAACGAAAGAGGTTCATCACGTTTCCATATCACAAATGCCGTACATGACAGTTTGAAACGTTTGGGTACGGATTATATAGATGTGTACTTTATGCACGGTTTCGATAGCCATACACCCATTGAAGAAACCTTGCGAACATTGGATAGCCTGGTAACAGGCGGAAAGGTAAGGTATATTGGCTGTTCCAATTTTGCAGCGTGGCAACTGATGAAATCGTTGTCCGTTTCCGAAAAACACAATTTGGAAAAATATGTCATTTTTCAGGGCTATTATTCTTTAATCGGGCGTGATTATGAACAGGAGTTGATGCCATTGATAAAAGACCAAAATATGGGCTTAATGGTATGGAGTCCGCTTGGTTGGGGCAGGCTGACCGGAAAGATAAAGAGAAACCAACCACTTGCCGAGGGGCGCATACAGTCAGGCGGAGCGGTAGGTTCGCCACCAGTAGATGACGAATATCTATATACGGTCGTGGATGCTTTGGAGCGGATAGCCAACGAAACAGGCAAGACCATATCGCAGGTTGCCATCAATTGGCTGTTGCAACAAGATACCGTTTCCAACATAGTCGTTGGCGCAAGGAACGAGCAACAACTGATAGAAAATTTGGATGCTGTGGGCTGGTCTTTATCGGCAGAACATCTTGAAGAACTGAATACACTTACAGCCCCAACGCTGATTTATCCGCATTGGGTTGGGGAACGATAA
- a CDS encoding RteC domain-containing protein, which yields MTFSLNHIISEIQRKENAISLSAPNIIDEAYQMTIYLQEFLQSIKEDVTKLGFKNHWEEINFFRNIKPYILSKLIYHNKIFRMQTACPVDGGKMYASYFLEQLQELKQEYREHIYNSDFYRYYRSGRTDRDETYFRLGNINFHDGLNSFVFEIDPLFSTYYDNKVARIIANELLYTYILHKINDDEVAGSLSARDISSDGILWTDTKNALIELIYALHANGSLSFGKVGIRKISLTLEKLFQITLGDLHNSFHRMKYRAGSRTAFLDQLKSSLEEYMNKDL from the coding sequence ATGACATTTTCATTAAATCATATCATCTCGGAGATACAGCGAAAAGAAAACGCCATTTCGCTGTCTGCACCTAATATAATTGATGAAGCGTACCAAATGACAATATACCTGCAAGAATTCTTGCAGTCTATAAAAGAGGATGTTACTAAGCTAGGCTTTAAAAACCATTGGGAGGAAATCAATTTCTTTCGCAACATAAAGCCCTACATCCTCTCCAAACTCATTTACCACAATAAGATATTCCGAATGCAGACGGCTTGTCCAGTTGACGGAGGGAAAATGTATGCGAGCTATTTTTTAGAACAGTTGCAGGAATTAAAACAGGAATATAGGGAACATATTTACAATTCAGATTTTTACAGATATTACCGGTCAGGAAGAACCGACCGTGATGAAACCTACTTTAGATTGGGCAACATTAATTTCCACGATGGACTGAATAGTTTTGTTTTTGAAATTGACCCATTGTTTTCAACCTATTATGATAACAAAGTGGCTCGGATAATAGCCAACGAGTTACTCTATACCTACATACTTCACAAAATCAATGATGATGAAGTGGCAGGTTCTCTTTCTGCAAGGGATATTTCATCTGATGGTATTCTTTGGACGGATACCAAAAATGCCTTGATAGAACTGATTTATGCGTTGCATGCGAATGGTTCTCTTTCCTTCGGTAAAGTAGGGATACGAAAAATCAGTTTGACTTTAGAAAAACTGTTTCAGATTACCTTAGGGGATTTGCATAATTCTTTCCATCGAATGAAATATCGTGCCGGTTCCCGAACCGCATTTTTAGACCAACTGAAATCTTCTTTGGAAGAATATATGAACAAGGATTTATAA
- a CDS encoding DUF6602 domain-containing protein has product MNNVDLKQLFNGLQKQMSAQLNTNREFIEHPGSKGDALENAWIEWLRKYLPNRYCVDKAIVIDHKGNTSQQMDIVIYDNWFTPFIFNQNGFYYIPAEGVYAIFEVKPDIQGKVEDKTYIEYAGEKIESVRVLKREAASFINGGKVTPPRPLTKIVGGILCSTNSFTHKNNDTITKHIQALDNLKSIDLGCIADYGSFYIDYNPNEEITIVGQDAYLEFYANRKFNKIKFSDASHSFVTFFMQLTRYLQQAIGTIPAINLNAYLKNIGEEVDEQI; this is encoded by the coding sequence ATGAATAATGTTGACTTAAAACAGTTGTTTAACGGCCTGCAGAAACAAATGTCTGCACAGCTTAACACCAATAGAGAATTTATTGAACATCCAGGCTCAAAAGGTGATGCCTTAGAGAATGCATGGATTGAATGGTTGAGAAAATATTTGCCCAACCGATATTGCGTGGATAAAGCTATTGTGATAGACCACAAAGGTAATACAAGTCAACAAATGGATATTGTGATTTACGATAATTGGTTTACTCCATTTATTTTTAATCAGAATGGTTTTTACTACATCCCTGCTGAAGGTGTATATGCGATTTTTGAAGTAAAACCTGATATACAAGGAAAAGTTGAAGATAAGACTTATATTGAATATGCAGGAGAAAAAATAGAGAGTGTAAGAGTATTAAAAAGAGAAGCTGCGAGTTTCATCAATGGCGGAAAAGTAACACCTCCACGACCACTAACTAAAATTGTTGGTGGTATCCTTTGTAGTACCAACTCGTTTACTCATAAAAACAATGATACAATAACCAAACATATACAAGCATTAGACAATCTGAAAAGCATTGATTTGGGTTGTATCGCTGACTATGGAAGTTTTTACATTGACTATAATCCGAATGAAGAAATTACAATCGTTGGTCAAGATGCTTATTTGGAATTCTACGCTAACCGGAAATTCAATAAAATAAAGTTTAGCGATGCAAGCCATTCTTTTGTGACATTCTTTATGCAATTAACGAGATACTTGCAACAAGCAATAGGAACAATCCCCGCTATAAATCTAAATGCCTATTTGAAAAATATTGGGGAAGAAGTTGATGAACAAATATAA
- a CDS encoding Mov34/MPN/PAD-1 family protein, with protein sequence MILRIENIGLRLEIGDELLNKLVEKGKSHYPNEFGGFLIGYYADDNRHLHITDMILPQSFKASKYSYERSTNGIEKKLGNYYKETPKKFYVGEWHTHPDNSPVPSITDITAINTIINNPNACIANPVLLIIGYSKTQVAFGFYVWFENKLYRYE encoded by the coding sequence TTGATTTTAAGAATAGAGAATATAGGACTAAGGCTTGAAATTGGTGATGAATTACTTAACAAGCTCGTTGAAAAAGGCAAGAGCCATTACCCTAATGAGTTTGGCGGCTTCCTGATTGGATATTATGCTGATGATAACAGACATTTACACATTACCGATATGATATTGCCTCAAAGTTTCAAGGCATCAAAATACTCCTATGAAAGAAGCACAAATGGTATTGAAAAAAAACTCGGCAACTACTATAAAGAAACTCCTAAAAAGTTTTATGTCGGTGAATGGCACACGCATCCCGATAATAGCCCAGTTCCAAGTATAACAGATATTACGGCAATAAATACCATTATAAATAACCCAAATGCATGCATTGCCAACCCTGTTTTATTGATAATTGGGTATTCAAAAACACAGGTTGCTTTTGGATTTTATGTTTGGTTTGAAAATAAACTATATAGATATGAATAA
- a CDS encoding ThiF family adenylyltransferase has translation MSDRVSEINTVIESIPNVKVVKPFEQSKIDIEGCVTVFVEGLEQPLEFNVTIHPQYPFKSHETETIKFSNDNLIEHKHIMQNGAICIHTAYTPILSQKLIYDIESVKAWIKKYYINKDSDAHYEHLIVPQKTFKENHYAYFFNEVDYTFHQNQFGFVDYSIMNNGVFHKENIQSNIFQVFLNKDRKKIVDVDWNFQLKNLTHSTGLFIFLKDAPSKNQRWVFDDWKDFETTLPQDFLKFLHNVEERLAKNKGKTLPLFVGYSISETEIHWQAIILEIGNFPIYGEKINKQWVTKIEENKVIDWAMTRNCSYKYFFGRGKLNDQITESKILIIGIGAIGSIVAKTLVRCGCRKLGFIEYDVKEPENVCRSEYSFFTGITNKTNDLINELCLISPFFEPIDGGYDYSEAFDFLIKSHLSDTRLKVEMKKHLEDYDIIIDCSADNDLLYVLNQLNINSTLLNLSISNHAKHLVCATEQNRYDFITSQFGGNILKFDVDDLHNPTGCWSPTFKASYNDINVLVQTAIKQINLKFEQEKTLRNFVIETDDTNCFTINIKEF, from the coding sequence ATGAGTGATAGAGTTAGCGAAATAAATACGGTAATAGAAAGCATCCCCAATGTGAAAGTTGTGAAGCCTTTTGAGCAGAGCAAAATTGACATTGAGGGATGTGTTACTGTTTTTGTTGAAGGTTTGGAGCAACCATTAGAATTCAATGTTACTATCCATCCTCAATATCCGTTTAAAAGCCACGAAACAGAGACTATCAAGTTTTCTAATGATAATTTGATAGAGCATAAACACATTATGCAAAATGGAGCCATCTGCATTCATACAGCATATACTCCTATTTTGTCCCAAAAACTGATATATGATATTGAATCTGTAAAAGCTTGGATAAAGAAATATTATATCAACAAAGATTCGGACGCTCATTATGAACATTTAATTGTACCGCAAAAAACATTTAAAGAGAACCATTATGCTTATTTCTTCAACGAAGTAGATTACACTTTTCATCAAAACCAATTTGGTTTTGTCGACTATTCAATAATGAATAATGGAGTTTTTCACAAAGAGAATATTCAGAGCAACATTTTTCAGGTCTTCTTAAATAAGGATAGAAAAAAAATAGTAGATGTAGATTGGAATTTTCAACTTAAAAACTTAACTCATAGTACTGGATTATTCATTTTCTTAAAAGATGCACCAAGTAAAAATCAACGCTGGGTTTTTGATGATTGGAAAGACTTTGAAACAACATTGCCACAAGATTTTTTGAAATTTCTTCACAATGTTGAAGAAAGACTGGCAAAAAATAAAGGAAAAACGCTTCCTTTATTTGTGGGGTATAGTATTTCTGAAACAGAAATTCATTGGCAAGCTATTATATTGGAAATTGGTAATTTTCCTATTTACGGTGAAAAAATAAACAAGCAATGGGTCACGAAAATTGAAGAAAATAAAGTAATCGATTGGGCTATGACAAGAAATTGCTCCTATAAATACTTCTTTGGTAGAGGAAAATTGAACGACCAAATAACAGAAAGCAAAATATTGATTATCGGAATAGGAGCTATAGGAAGTATAGTTGCTAAAACATTGGTAAGATGTGGCTGTCGGAAATTAGGTTTTATAGAATATGATGTAAAAGAACCGGAAAATGTTTGCAGGTCGGAATATTCTTTCTTTACAGGAATTACCAATAAGACCAATGATTTGATAAACGAACTATGTTTGATTTCTCCTTTCTTTGAGCCTATTGATGGTGGATACGACTATTCAGAAGCATTTGATTTTTTAATTAAATCGCACTTGTCAGATACACGCCTCAAAGTCGAAATGAAAAAACATCTTGAAGATTACGATATTATTATTGATTGCTCTGCCGACAATGATTTGCTTTACGTATTAAATCAGTTAAATATAAATTCAACTCTTTTAAATCTTTCAATATCAAACCACGCCAAACATTTGGTGTGTGCCACGGAACAAAATAGGTATGACTTTATTACATCCCAATTCGGTGGAAATATTCTCAAATTTGATGTTGACGATTTACATAATCCTACAGGTTGTTGGAGTCCGACATTTAAAGCTTCTTATAATGATATAAACGTTCTTGTGCAGACAGCGATAAAGCAGATAAATTTAAAGTTCGAGCAAGAAAAGACACTAAGAAATTTTGTTATTGAAACAGATGATACTAATTGTTTTACCATTAACATCAAGGAATTTTGA
- a CDS encoding helix-turn-helix domain-containing protein, translating to MEMKAVFAERFKSARLMNGFSLQDLADALGNKLSRQALHRYEKGEVIPDAEKINMLSKALKVSSDYFFRTTKVELSDVEYRKLSKMPQKDAAIINEKTKEYLSRYLELEEILGLQNAFEHPLKDFPVVTEYKQVNNAANILRDKWELGKGPIFNIVELLEDKNIKVVKLDVAEDFDGLQTFVNGNIPVVAYNVRKANKPDRIRFTLLHELAHLLLKFGNITEREKETLCHQFSGAMLLPEETIKAELGAHRNKLSTLELGNIKKQYGISMQAIVMRAKACGIINDHYTKQFFFFMKQMNWRVDEPVEYQGAEESNRFEQLLFRALIEDQISMSKAASLSNQSLAEFKKEHQPMF from the coding sequence ATGGAAATGAAAGCGGTATTTGCAGAACGTTTTAAGTCAGCCCGTTTAATGAATGGATTTTCATTGCAAGATTTGGCTGACGCATTAGGTAATAAATTATCTCGTCAGGCATTGCATCGTTACGAGAAAGGAGAGGTTATTCCTGATGCCGAAAAAATCAATATGCTAAGCAAAGCTTTAAAAGTAAGCTCTGATTACTTTTTCAGAACTACCAAAGTAGAGCTAAGCGATGTCGAATACAGAAAGCTTAGCAAAATGCCACAAAAGGATGCGGCCATTATAAATGAAAAAACCAAGGAATATCTTTCCCGTTATTTGGAGTTGGAAGAAATTTTGGGATTGCAAAATGCATTTGAACATCCATTAAAGGACTTCCCTGTAGTTACTGAATATAAACAAGTAAATAATGCAGCAAACATCTTAAGGGATAAATGGGAATTAGGCAAAGGCCCTATCTTTAATATTGTAGAGCTTTTAGAAGATAAGAACATTAAGGTTGTGAAATTGGATGTAGCCGAGGATTTCGACGGACTACAAACTTTCGTTAATGGGAACATTCCGGTTGTTGCGTACAATGTAAGGAAAGCAAACAAGCCTGACAGAATACGATTTACTTTACTTCACGAACTCGCTCACTTATTATTAAAGTTTGGGAATATAACTGAAAGGGAAAAGGAAACTTTGTGCCATCAGTTTTCAGGAGCAATGTTGCTGCCGGAAGAAACTATCAAAGCAGAGTTAGGAGCACATCGTAATAAGCTTTCCACTTTGGAATTGGGAAATATCAAAAAGCAATACGGTATTTCAATGCAGGCTATCGTTATGAGAGCAAAAGCTTGTGGTATTATTAACGACCATTATACTAAACAATTCTTTTTCTTTATGAAACAAATGAATTGGAGAGTTGACGAACCGGTAGAATACCAGGGAGCAGAAGAAAGTAATCGTTTCGAACAACTTTTATTCCGAGCTTTGATTGAAGACCAGATTTCAATGTCAAAAGCAGCATCATTATCTAATCAGTCTTTGGCTGAATTTAAAAAGGAACATCAACCGATGTTTTAA
- a CDS encoding PIN domain-containing protein, with the protein MKIKIAVTDACIFIDLYDLGLVTSFFNLELEIHTTSAVYFELYDEQQQVLKAYQSVDRLIVHNLQEQDFLQIYSESYPKSLSETDKSVVHVANKLNACVLSSDKTVRNCAKNKDIEYHGMIWIFDRLVEGNILTKKDAANKLQQLVATNFIFQNNKPLVDEIQKRLRLWQQ; encoded by the coding sequence ATGAAAATCAAAATTGCTGTCACGGATGCTTGCATTTTTATAGACCTTTATGATTTAGGTCTTGTTACCTCATTTTTCAACCTTGAATTAGAAATACACACGACATCTGCTGTTTATTTTGAATTATATGATGAACAGCAACAAGTTTTAAAGGCCTATCAATCCGTTGATAGGCTTATTGTTCATAATTTACAAGAACAAGACTTTCTTCAAATCTATTCAGAATCTTACCCAAAATCTTTATCTGAAACAGATAAATCTGTTGTACACGTTGCCAATAAACTAAATGCTTGTGTATTAAGTAGTGATAAAACCGTTCGTAATTGTGCGAAGAATAAAGACATCGAATATCACGGAATGATTTGGATTTTTGATAGGCTTGTCGAGGGAAACATCCTTACAAAAAAGGATGCCGCTAACAAACTGCAACAGCTTGTTGCTACCAATTTCATTTTTCAAAACAATAAGCCTTTAGTTGACGAGATACAAAAGAGGCTGAGGTTATGGCAGCAGTAA
- a CDS encoding alpha/beta fold hydrolase, with protein sequence MKNLLYVRNLIILLLITIIMTMASSSHGQQIKPTDSGYAVANGTKVYYEIYGEGRPVILLHGAYMTIDLNWGQLIPELSRTRKVIAIELQGHGHTPFSDRILSRATLASDVEGVLDYLKIESADIVGYSFGGSVAYQFAIQSPERLKKLVIISSTYKSSGWMPEVTNAFKGLKPELFTNSPLQTAYDAVAPDKTKWTKFLEQMMASAKEPYDLGDDNIAKITSPVLLIAGDNDGLDKIELIKTYQLLGGAVCADFGELSPSQLAIVPSQGHRSLMMQTQTILGYLDSFL encoded by the coding sequence ATGAAAAATTTACTTTACGTCAGAAATCTTATTATATTACTTCTAATCACAATCATTATGACTATGGCATCTTCATCACATGGACAACAGATTAAACCTACAGACAGTGGCTATGCCGTTGCTAATGGAACCAAAGTATATTACGAAATATATGGCGAAGGCAGACCTGTAATTTTGCTGCATGGTGCATACATGACCATTGATTTAAACTGGGGTCAGTTAATTCCGGAACTTTCCAGGACACGAAAAGTCATTGCTATTGAGTTACAGGGGCATGGCCATACCCCGTTTTCAGATAGAATTTTATCCCGTGCTACATTAGCAAGCGATGTGGAAGGAGTATTGGATTACCTTAAAATTGAAAGTGCGGATATTGTGGGATATAGTTTTGGAGGTTCTGTCGCCTATCAGTTTGCCATACAAAGTCCGGAAAGACTTAAAAAATTAGTAATTATCTCTTCTACCTATAAAAGCAGTGGCTGGATGCCGGAAGTGACTAATGCATTTAAAGGTTTGAAACCTGAATTGTTTACAAATTCACCTTTGCAAACGGCATATGATGCGGTGGCACCGGACAAAACAAAATGGACAAAATTTCTGGAACAGATGATGGCTTCAGCCAAAGAACCATATGACCTTGGCGATGATAATATTGCGAAAATCACTTCTCCTGTACTGCTGATCGCAGGTGACAATGATGGGCTGGATAAGATTGAGCTTATAAAAACATATCAACTGCTGGGTGGAGCAGTATGCGCTGATTTTGGAGAATTATCTCCATCACAATTGGCGATTGTTCCCTCACAGGGGCATAGAAGTCTGATGATGCAAACACAAACAATATTGGGTTATCTGGATAGTTTTTTATAG